GCGCGATAGGCCGGTAGATGGCGCCGTGCAGGCGACGCATGCGCTCGTGGTCCATTAGCGTCCTCCACCCGATAACCTTCCACCCAGGTTATGCCTGAGCCGATTTGATTCAAATCAGTTTTACCTGACGAAATGGACGTACTGTCCAGCTATAACGAAAATGTTTCGCATTGAACCCGTCGGCGCCCTTGCAAGCATACCCCATGGGGTATATATACCCCCCATTGGTATATGGAGCTCCCCGTGTCGGAACACCCCAGTCACACCGAAGAGACCCCTCGGCTCAACCGAACCATCGGCCAGCTCGAAGGCATCAAGCGCATGATCGGCGAGGGCCAATATTGCGTCGATATCCTTACGCAGCTGCGTGCCGTGCGCAGCGCCATCAAGACAATCGAGCTCAGTGTCCTGGAAACCCACATGAAGTCGTGCCTGGCCAAGTCCTGCCAGTGCGGCGACGAAACTCAGCGCGACCAGCAGATTGGCGAGATCATGCTGCTCCTCAAGAAGTACGAGTAGAACGCCATGGATCACGATCAGCATAGCGACGGCGCACCAAAATCCTGCTGTCACGGAAAAGCGGAGGGCGGTCAATACACTTGCCCGATGCATCCGGAAATCCGCCAGAGTGGCCCAGGTCAATGTCCGATCTGCCACATGAATCTAGTGCTCGCGGCCGACAAGCCCGCGGAAAAACCAGCGGAAGCCTCGGACCATGGCCATTGTGAGCACCACGGGCATGGCCACGAACACCATCACAAACTTGCCGCCAAGCCCGTGTCAGCGCCCAAGGCCGGTGAAGCCGTCATCTACACGTGTCCGATGCACCCGCAGATCCGTCAGGAAGGTCCAGGCTCCTGTCCAATCTGCGGCATGGCGCTCGAACCCGAAACGATCACGCTCGAAGAGACCGACAATCCCGAGCTTCGCGACATGACGCGCCGGCTGTGGATTTCCGCAATCCTGTCCGTACCTGTGGCGGTTCTGGCTATGGGCGCGCATTTCGGACTATCCGCCCTGGTCCCGGACAGAATTTCCGTCTGGATACAGCTCGTCCTGGCTACGCCCGTCACCCTGTGGGGCGGTTGGCCGTTCCTCACGCGCGGCTGGGATTCGCTGAAGACCCGAAACCTCAACATGTTCACCCTGATCGCACTGGGTATCCTGGTCGCTTGGGGCTATTCGGTCGTCGCCGTCCTAGCGCCGGACGTATTCCCACATATGCCCGGCATGACACCCGATATCTATTTCGAGGCAGCCGCGATCATCACGACTCTCGTCCTTGTCGGCCAGGTCCTGGAACTCAAGGCGCGCGCCCAGACCGGGAATGCAATACGGGCCCTCCTGAAGCTGGCCCCGGCGATCGCGCACCGTATGCAGGACGGAAACGAAGAGACGATACCCTTGGAGCAGGTCCAGCCAGGCGACCTGCTGCGCGTACGACCGGGCGAAAAAATCCCGACCGACGGTGAGATCATCGAAGGATCGAGCCACGTCGACGAATCCATGCTGACCGGCGAATCCATGCCCGTCGCCAAACAGGGCGGCGACAAGGTTACAGGCGCCACCGTCAACCAGTCCGGAAGTTTCGTCATGCGGGCGACCCGGGTCGGAAACGACACACTACTCGCCCAGATCGTCGCGCGCGTCGGCCAGGCGCAGCGTTCGCGTGCGCCCGTACAGCGGGTTGCCGATATCGTGTCCGGCTATTTCGTGCCGGCCGTCGTAGTCGTCGCCGTCATGACATTTGTCGCCTGGATAGTCTGGGGTCCAGATCCCAAACTCGGCCACGCGATCCTCAACGCCATCGCGGTCCTAATCATCGCCTGTCCTTGTGCGCTTGGCTTGGCCACGCCGATGTCGATCATGGCCGGCACCGGCCGCGCGGCGCGCGAGGGTATTCTCGTCCGCGATGCGGCCGTGCTCGAAGCCTTCGAAGGCGTGGACACACTTGTACTCGATAAGACCGGAACGCTCACGGAGGGCAAACCGAAACTGATCGCGGTCAAGGCCACCGGCGGGCTCTCCGACGACCGGCTACTTGCCCTCGCCGCGGCCTTGGAGGCGTCAAGCGAACATCCGATCGCAGATGCCATCGTTCGGGGTGCCAAGGAGCAGAGCCTGCCAAGTTTGAAGGTCGAGGACTTCCAGTCTCCGACGGGCAAAGGCGTGACTGGTAAGGTCGATGGCGCAGCCCTCGCACTTGGCAATTCCGCCCTGGTCGGAGAGAACGCGGAGCTAACCGAACTCGCCCGGCCTTTCCGGGAACAGGGCCAGACGGCGATCTACGCGGCCGTGGACGGCAAGCCGGCCGGAATCATCGTTGTCGCCGATCCCATCAAGACGTCGACACCGGAAGCGCTGAAAGCCTTGAGGGCTGAAGGCCTGCGCCTGGTCATGCTGACTGGGGACAACGAGGCTACGGCGCGCGCCGTCGCCAAGACCCTCGGCATCGAGGATGTCGAAGCCGGCGTGCTGCCCGACCGGAAGGCGGAAGTCATCGAAGGACTGATAGCGAAGGGCCGCAAGGTCGCCATGGCCGGTGACGGCGTCAACGACGCACCCGCCCTCGCCGCGGCCACGGTTGGCATCGCGATGGGCAACGGAACCGACATCGCCATGGAAAGCGCCGGCATAACCCTCATAAAGGGCGACCTTCGAGGTATCGTTAAGGCGCGCGGTCTGAGCCAGGCCGTCATGCGCAATATCAAGCAGAACCTGGTGTTCGCCTTCGCCTACAATATGGTGGGCGTACCGATCGCCGCTGGCGTCCTGTATCCGGCGTTCGGGCTGCTGCTCTCGCCGATCATTGCCTCGGCAGCCATGGCCTTCAGCTCTGCATCTGTAATCGCCAATAGCCTTCGTATTCGCAATACCCACCTATGAGTTTCGCCGCTACGCCGCTCGTTTCGTAATTATTGCGCCAGTCAACGCTCTGGGTTCGATTGATGGAACCCTTGCCTCTAATCGTGCGGATGATGCTAAATGCCGATGCCAAGGTGGCGAAGCTTCGAGCTTTGGCTGTAACTCGTGGATAGCCGTACCGCTGGGGCCTCGCCACAACATGCGCAAGACAACATCGAATGTTAGAGTTTATAGCTTAATTTGCGTCCTGACCACTTCACTGGTCCAATAGTTGCATTCCCCTCACGCGCGAACGCAAATTCCCCTTTTGGGGTCAGATCGGGACAGACAATGCCGCAGAACCTCAAACCGTTGACTGCCTTACGCTTCTTCGCGGCCATGTGGGTCGTCGCATTCCATTTCTGGCCCAACTTGGGCGTGGTCATGCCGGCGATCGTCGGTAAAGGCTATCTCGGTGTGGAGTTGTTTTTCGTTCTGTCCGGCTTCATCCTCAGCCATGTCTATCTCGAACGCTTCAAGAACGGGACCTATCACTATGGCGAGTTCATCTGGGCGCGGCTGGCACGCATCTACCCTGTCCATATAGCAATCCTCGTCGGTCTCGGCCTCCTAATGGCAGGCCTGACCGTCGTCGGCATTCAGGCTGGTGACAAGCTGCTGGTGTGGTCTTCACTGCCCGCCCAAGTGACACTGACCCAAGCATGGGGCCTCGCGCCTCAGGGCGGCTGGAATCATCCGTCATGGTCGATCTCGGCCGAATGGTTCGCATACCTGACCTTCCCGGCGTTTGCTTTCCTGATGGTCCCCATGTGGAACCGGCCTCGCCTTGCCGTGGGACTGGCCGCCGCCTTCCTCATCCTTCTCTATATCGCCTTCGGCTCGATTGCCGGCTTCCCCTTGACCCGCGCCACCATTCTCTGGGGCGCCCTTAGGATCGTTCCCTGTTTCGCGCTAGGCTGCACGTTGTGGCTTCTCTGGAACACCGGAGCCATCCGCACGCGCGCAATTGCATCCGGGGTGACTTTGGGCGGGTTCTCCTCGCTTGTCGCATCGACTTTGTTCGGTCTACCCGATTTCGTCAGCGTTCTTGCCTGCGGCGGAATAATCCTGGGTCTGGGAGCGCTGGCGAGAAATGGATCTTCGATATTGTCGTCGTCCTGGCTGGTCTATCTCGGCGAAGTGAGCTTCGCGGTCTATATGATCTGCATCCCATGGCAACTCGTCTTCAGCCGAGGCTTCCAGAAACTTGTCCACATCGATCCGGAACATATGCCGGTAGTATTGTGGCTTATCATGGTCGCCGGCGTCGTCCCGGTCGCCATCGTTGTCCACCACCTGATTGAGCGACCAGCTCGCAACCTGATGCGCCGCGTCGACTTCAAGCGCGATGCCGTTAATGTCCGTGGACGGCTAAAGATAGAATACTAATGGCGACCGTTATATTTTGCCGCGTTCACGTCGACGTATCTAACATCCATCGAACAAGTCTTGGCGTGTTTGTCAGCATCATTTGATTCACTTAGCGGATATTTGCATTCAAGCCTTAGCCTCGGTATCGATAAACCTCCTCGGGATCCGTAGACCTGAGCGGAAACGGAGGTCGCAATGGAAGGTCACGAATCCAGCCACGTGAGCCATGACAGGGCGATGCAGGGCAAGGGCCACTATGTCAAATTCTGGATATCCTTGGCCGTCAACGCGGCTCTGATGTTCGTCCTTATGTTCGTGATGATCGACACCTTCTCCGAGTTCATTCCGAACCTGAACTTCCTCTACATGGCGTTCGTGATGGCCGCGCCGATGGGTATCATCATGTTGGCAAGTATGCCGATGATGTATTCGGACAACCGGAAGAATTTGATTAGTTATGCGGTCCTAGTCTTGCTCTTCGTCGCCAGCTTCGCCTTCATCCGCCATCAAACCTTCGTCGGCAACAACGGCTTTCTCGCGTCGATGATTCCGCACCACTCCGGTGCCATCCTGATGTGCCGGAATGCCAAGATCACTGACCCTGAAATTGTCACCTTGTGTGGAAACATCGTGAAATCTCAGCGACAGGAGATTGATGAAATGAAAGCTATCCAAGCAAGGAAAAAACCGTAGACAGCGCGTTCGTTCGAAATGGTGCTGCCCCAGTGGAGGACTTTGAGAGCGTGAGCGAACAATTAAGGTATGCGCTCAGTATGTCCTGGCTCGAAGGCGACCGGAGAAGGTCTATACAGGCACTTTTGAGATAGTGTGAATTCGCTAGATTTTGCTCTCGAAACGCACCAGCGCCTCGAGTTCGCCATAGGGCAGTATCTTGCATTCAAATCCGGCACTCGACTAAAGGCTAGGCGGCGCAGTTGTGCAACGACCTCTTCCCTTCGATTATCTGACGCGACCAGATACAGACCATCAGCGGTAACTGCGCAGGCAAGGTGAACTACGTGGCATAGTCTTCAAGAAAGTCGGCGAACTCCAGCCGATCAGGCCGCCCTTCGGGATCGCCGGGCATAGCCAAACCGGGCAGGCCATTGAAGGTCCGCGGCGTAAACAAGGTCAGGGTGTCATAGCGAAACCGCCACGCATCGCCGATCCGCCGGCTGCGATCGAGGATGATGAAATCAAGCCCAGCCTTCTGAAGATAGTACCCTGCGGACAGTCCCGATTGCCCGGCGCCCAGAACGATTAAATCCATGACCGCAGGCACTGCCGGTTTCGAAGGTTTCGTCGGCCCCTTCTGCCGCCTAAGCATCGCGCCCCCCCTTCCAGCCCAGAAGCCGCATGGCATTGGCCGTCACGAAGACCGTCGCGCCTGTGTCCGCCAAAATCGCGGGCCAAAGCCCTGTGATGCCCAGAACCGTTGTGACCAGAAAAACGGCCTTCAGACCGAGTGCGATCGTGATGTTCTGATAGATGTTGGTCATGGTCAGCCTGGAGAGGCCGATCATGTCGGCAATATCCATAACACGACCATGCAGCACGGCCGCATCAGCCGTCTCCAGCGCCACATCCGTCCCGCCTCCCATGGCGATACCGACATCCGCGGCCGCAAGCGCCGGCGCATCGTTGATACCGTCACCAACCTTCGCGACGACCTCGCCCTGATCCTGCAGATCCTTGACGATCATTTGCTTCTCTTCGGGCATCAACTCGGTTCGAGCCTGCATGCCGAGTTGCGAGGCGATGGCCTCACCGGTGCGCTTGTTATCGCCCGTCAGCATGAGCGTGGTGATGCCCTGACGCTGCAGCGCCCATACCCCGGCCTTGGCGTCTTCGCGCGGCTCGTCGCGCATGGCGATGAAGCCGGCGATCTCGTCATCGACGATCAGGACAGACACCGTCTTGCCCTCGTCATTCAGCCGCTGGATGCTTTGGCGCATATTGCCGCCCAGCGGCATGTAGTCTTCGGTCGCCTTGGGTGAATAGAGGCGCACGGACTTGCCATCGACCGTACCCGCAACGCCCTTACCGGCCACCGCCTTAGAGCTTTCAGCCGTGCCATGGTCGATATTACGGGCCTTGGCTTCATTAAGGATAGCGGTCGCGAGCGGATGGCTCGAACCCGCCTCAAGCGTAGCGGCAATGCGCAAGACCTCGCCCTCATCCATCCCATTGCCATGGATGTCGGTGAGCTTTGGTTTGCCTTCGGTCAGCGTCCCGGTCTTATCCATGGCGACATAGGTCACCTTGCGGAAGGTCTCCAGAACCGCGCCGCCCTTCATAAGAAGTCCACGTTTGGCTCCGGCCGATAGCGCCGCTGCGATCGCGGCCGGCGTCGAGATAACCAGCGCGCAGGGACACCCGATCAAAAGCACAGCCAGGCCCTTGTAGAGCCATTCCGACCAGTCACCGCCAAAGGCCAGGGGCGGAATGACGGTGACGAGGAACGCAAAAACGATGACCCCAGGGGTGTAATATTTGGAGAAGCCGTCGATGAAGCGCTCGGTCGGCGCCTTGGCCTCCTGCGCATCCTCGACGAGCTTGATCACCCGGGAGATCGTATTGTTCTCGGCGGCAGCGGTCACCTTGATACGCAACACGCCTTCCTGATTGATCGTCCCGGCAAAGACCTGATCATCCACCGTCTTGCGCTTCGGCACGGACTCGCCCGTTACCGGCGCCTCATCGATCGCGCTTTCGCCTTCGACAATCACGCCATCGGCCGGCACGCGGTCGCCGGGGCGCACGACCACTATGGCATCAACCGCCAGCTCTTCAGCCGGCACCTTGCGCGTCTTGCCGTCACCCTCATCCAGGAGCGCGTCCTTGGGGACAAGTGTCGCCAACTCCCGGATACTGGCCCGGGCCCGATCGGCCGCAATCCCCTCAAGCAACTCACCCACGAGGAACAGGATGATGACGACAGCCGCCTCTTCGGCGGCATCGATGACGATGGCGCCAATGGCCGCTATCGTCATCAGGGTCTCGATCGAGAACGGGTAGCCGCGCGCCACGCCTTTGGCCGCGCGCCGAACGATGGGGATCAGGCCGACCATCATGGCCGCCACATAGCCCCAAGGGGCACTTTGCGGTATGAGCTTGGCCAGAAGGAAGGCGACAGCGAAGGCGGCGGCGCACAGGAGCGTCAGGCGCGCCTTGGGGCTCTGCCACCACGGTCCATCGCTCGGGCCGTGGTCGTGGCCGTGCAGACCTTCCAGATCGTCCCCGTGCTTATGGTCGTCGTCATTGGCGGCCTTGCCGCCGGTCTTGCCCTCGGCCTTCGAGGGCGGGTGGGAATCGTGGGCCATTTGATGTCCTTTGCGCGCGGAAGGGGGAACTCAGCCGCTCCCTTCCGTGGATGTGTCCGAGCTATTTGTCCGTGCTGCCGCTTTGCGACGCTTCGGCTTTCGGGGCCGTGGCGGGGCTCGCCGGCGCGTTCGGCACCTTGACGATCTTGTAGAATTTGTCGCGAGGCGCAGGGGACATCTTTACCACCTTGACGGTGTATCCCTTGTCACTCTCAGGCGTGCTGGCACAGGCACCGAGCGTCGTCACGGCCAGGGTCAAAGCCAGCAGGTTTAAGCGTTTCATCGAATTCATCGGGCATTTCCTTCCAGAATTGGCGTGACGAAGGCTTCGTCGAGCGTTTTGCAGACGGCCTCAACGCGGTCGGCGCGCATGCGCGCGTCATCGCCGTCGCGCAGGCGCTTGACCAGGAGGAGGTCATGGCAGGCCAGACGCGCTTTGCGCTTTTCAGCTTCGGACGTGCTGGTCAAAGCCCGGCATACGCTTTGCATTTTCTGAACCTCGGTGTTCGATGAATTGCGGATCTGGTTTTTGGTGCGCACGTCGCCGACCCTATAGGCCGTCGAATGGCGCAGCGGCCATTTGGCCTCCCACATGCACTGCAACTTAGATTTGCGGGCATCTGACTCGGGTCCGGTGGTCTGAGTAGCGGCTTGGGCGAATACCGGGGTCGCCGTCAGGGAGGCCATCAGCATCGCGCCGATAGCCCCCACTATGGGCAGTTTACGTCTCATGTGTCGGTGTCCTTCGACCATGTCGGTGTTTCAATGCCGACGTGGGTGCGCTCGACCTGCACGGTTGCGTGCGCGATCCCAAACGTCGCGGCGATTTCATGGGCGCGAGCGAGGATGAGCGCCTCGTCCGCCCCCGGATTGACCAGAAGATGCGCCGTCAGGCTGTTTTCGCCCGTCGTGACGCTCCAGATGTGAAGATCGTGGACGTCCTTGACCCCGGCGACCGCTGCCAGTTCGGATTCGACCTTCTGAAGGTCCACCCCCGCAGGCACACCTTCCAGCAGGACGTGAAAACTCTCTTTGAGAAGCTTCCAGGTTCGCGGCAGCACCCAGAACCCGATCAGTACCGCCAGGATCGGATCGATCTGCGGTATCTTCGTCACGTAGATCAGGACGGCGGCGATGATGACACCCAGCGAACCCAGCATGTCGGCCAGAACTTCGAGATAGGCGCCCTTCATGTTCAGGCTTTCGTCCGATCCGCCCTGCAGCACACGCATGCTGACCAGGTTGACGATCAGCCCGAGGACGGCGACGATCAGCATGCCTCCCGTCTGGACCTCGGGCGGCTGGTTAAAGCGCTCATAGGCCTCGTAGAGGATGTAGATGGCGACGGCGAAAAGGACGATCGCATTGAAGACCGCTGCCAGCACTTCGAACCGCCGGTAGCCAAACGTGCGCTTTGAGTCGGCAGCCTTTTTGCCAATCTGAATAGCGATGAAGGCGATGATCAGCGCCATGACATCGGTCATCATGTGCGCGGCGTCCGACAACAGCGCCAGACTATTGAAAACGAAACCACCGATAATCTCGGCAATCATGAACGTTCCGGTCAAGCCGATTGCGATCAGTAATCGCTTCTCGTTGGCCTGGCGTCCCGCATGTGCATCCCCGGCCATCCCGGCAGATGCGCCCCCCTGACTATGATCGTGCGCCATAAGCGCCTCCTTTCAATTGGGGAAAAAGAGCGGGGTGCGACGTATGAGGCCGCACCCCTCCGTCGACTTACAGGCCTTCGCCGTGTACCTCCCTGTTGGGGGCTGGCCTGTTCTTCTCAAGCGTCTTCTCCTTGCCGTGCACGATGCGATAGAGCGCCGGCAGGATCAGCAGAGTGAGGATGGTCGAGGAGACAATGCCGCCGATGACGACCGTAGCGAGCGGACGCTGCACTTCGGAACCGGCACCGACGTTGAAGGCCATCGGCACGAAGCCCAGCGAAGCCACCAGCGCCGTCATCATCACCGGACGCAGACGGGTCAGCGCCCCTTCGATGATGGCATCGTCCAGCAACTTGCCTTCGGCTCTCAGCGACTTGATGAAGGTCAGCATCACCACGCCGTTGAGCACCGCCACACCGGATAGGGCGATAAAGCCCACCCCCGCAGAGATAGAGAGCGGAATATCCCGTATGGCCAGAGCCACGATCCCCCCTGTCAAGGCCAGCGGCACACCCGAGAACACGATCAGTGCGTCCTCCATAGTGCCGAACAGCATGAAGAGCAGACCGATGATCAGGATCAGCGCGATCGGCACGACGATCTGGAGGCGCTTGGCCGCCGAGGTCATCTGTTCGAACGTGCCGCCGTAGTTCACCCAATAGCCTTCCGGCAGCTTGACCTGCGCCCCGACCTTGTCTTGCAGGGTCGTAACGAAGGTGCCGAGGTCGGCGCCACGGACGTTGGCCGTGACCACGACGCGGCGCTTGCCCTGTTCGCGGCTGATTTGGTTGGGACCATTGATCATCTCGATATGCGCCACATCCTGAAGCGGGATGAAGCTCGCACCGGTCATGCCCTCTGCAGAGTCCCCGTCATTGCTGACCGGGATGCGCAGGCGGCCGATCTCGGCGAGGTTGGCGCGCTGGGTTTCCGGCAGACGCACAATCACATTAAAACGGCGGTCGCCTTCGAAAATTTGGCCCGCTTCGGTGCCGCCCAGAGCCGTGGACACCACGTCCTGCACGTCGCCTATGCTGAGACCCAGACGCGCCATGGCGGTGCGATCCGGCGTGATCTGCAGCATGGGCAGGCCCGAAACCTGTTCCACGCGAACGTCCTCAGCACCGGGGATCGTCTTCATCACCTTCTGGATGTCATTGCCGGTCTTCAGCAACTGATCGAGATCGTCGCCGAAGATTTTGACGGCCACGTCCGAGCGTACACCGGAGATAAGCTCGTTGAAGCGCATCTGGATGGGCTGGGTGAACTCGTAGTTATTACCGGGAATTTCCTCGACCGCCTTCTGCATGCGTTCGACGAGGCTGTTCTTAGGCTCGTTCGGATTCGGCCACTTCTTGCGGTCTTTCAGGATCACAAAGGTGTCGGCCACGGAGGGCGGCATGGGGTCCGTCGCCACTTCAGCGGTACCGATCTTGGCGAAGACACGTTCCACTTCCGGGAACTTTTTAAGTCGCGCCTCGACGGCGGCCTGCATATGGATCGACTGCGTCAGGCTGGTGCCCGGGATACGCATGGCGTGCAGCGCCACATCGCCCTCATCCAGTTGCGGGATGAACTCCGCCCCCAGGCGCGTGGCCAGGAAGCCGGACAGGACGACCAGTACGATGGCAATGCCGACCAAGGCGTAGCGCGCCTTGATGGCCAGCTTCAGAATGGGCTCGTAGACCTTACGGGCCCCGCGCATGACGAAGCTTTCCTTTTCCTGCACCTTGCCCGTGACGAACATCGCCACAGCGGCCGGAACAAAGGTCAGGGACAGCACCAGAGCCGCGGCCAGAGCCATGACGACGGTGGCCGCCATCGGGTGGAACATCTTGCCCTCGACGCCCGAGAGCGCGAAGATAGGGAAGTAAACGATGGTGATGATCAGCACGCCGAACAGAGACGGCTTGATGACTTCCGTCGAGGCCTTTGAGGCCAGAGCGAAGCGTTCGTCGCGCGTCAGAAGCCGCCCGTGGTGGTGTTGCGCCTCGGCAAAGCGCCGCAGACAGTTTTCCATGATGATGACGGCGCCATCGACGATCAGACCGAAGTCGAGCGCCCCCAGCGACATCAGGTTACCCGAGACCTTATTCTCGACCATGCCCGTGATGGTCATCAGCATGGCCACCGGGATAACCATGGCTGTGATGATGGCCGCGCGGATATTGCCGAGCAGCAGGAACAGGATGACGATGACCAGCAGCGCGCCTTCGGCGAGGTTCTTTTCAATCGTCTGGATGGTGCGTTCGACCAGCGTCGTGCGGTCATAGACCGATACCGCCGACACGCCTTCCGGCAGAGACTTGTTGGCCGCTGCGAGCTTTTCCGAGACGGCTTTTGCCACGGTACGCGAGTTCTCGCCGATCAGCATATTGACCGTGGCGACCACGACCTCCTTGCCGTTCTGCGTGGCCGCGCCCGTCCGCAGTTCTTCGCCCAAAAGCACGTCGGCGACATCGGCGATGCGGATGGGCACGCCCATACGCGTCTGGACGACGATTTGCTTCAGATCTTCGATCGTGTTGGCCTGGCCGGGGACACGGACGAGGAACTGCTCGCCGCTCTTTTCGACATAGCCCGCGCCTCGGTTGCTGTTGTTGGTCTCCAGCGCCTTGATGACATCGGCCATCGTCAGGCTGTAGGCCGACAGACGCTCAGGGAACGGCGTCACATGGTATTGACGTTCAAACCCGCCGATGGTGTTGACTTCGGTCACGCCCGGCGTGTTGCGCAGTTGCGGGCGGATGACCCAGTCCTGCAGCGTGCGCAGATCTTCCGGGGTATAGGCCGTTCCGTCAGCCTTGCGGGCATCGGGTTTGGCTTCGACCGTATACATGAAGATTTCACCGAGGCCGGTCGAGATCGGCCCCAGTTGCGGCTCCGATCCGGCCGGTAGCTGGCTCCTCACCGACTGTACCCGCTCGTTGACGAGCTGACGGGCAAAGTAGATGTCCGTGCCTTCCTTGAAGACGACCGTGACTTGCGACAGGCCATAACGCGAGATAGAGCGCGTATATTGCAGGCCGGGCAGACCGGCTATGGCCGTTTCCACCGGGAAGGTGATGCGCTGTTCGGCCTCAAGGGGCGAATATCCAGGC
This window of the Asticcacaulis excentricus CB 48 genome carries:
- a CDS encoding heavy metal translocating P-type ATPase; protein product: MAHDSHPPSKAEGKTGGKAANDDDHKHGDDLEGLHGHDHGPSDGPWWQSPKARLTLLCAAAFAVAFLLAKLIPQSAPWGYVAAMMVGLIPIVRRAAKGVARGYPFSIETLMTIAAIGAIVIDAAEEAAVVIILFLVGELLEGIAADRARASIRELATLVPKDALLDEGDGKTRKVPAEELAVDAIVVVRPGDRVPADGVIVEGESAIDEAPVTGESVPKRKTVDDQVFAGTINQEGVLRIKVTAAAENNTISRVIKLVEDAQEAKAPTERFIDGFSKYYTPGVIVFAFLVTVIPPLAFGGDWSEWLYKGLAVLLIGCPCALVISTPAAIAAALSAGAKRGLLMKGGAVLETFRKVTYVAMDKTGTLTEGKPKLTDIHGNGMDEGEVLRIAATLEAGSSHPLATAILNEAKARNIDHGTAESSKAVAGKGVAGTVDGKSVRLYSPKATEDYMPLGGNMRQSIQRLNDEGKTVSVLIVDDEIAGFIAMRDEPREDAKAGVWALQRQGITTLMLTGDNKRTGEAIASQLGMQARTELMPEEKQMIVKDLQDQGEVVAKVGDGINDAPALAAADVGIAMGGGTDVALETADAAVLHGRVMDIADMIGLSRLTMTNIYQNITIALGLKAVFLVTTVLGITGLWPAILADTGATVFVTANAMRLLGWKGGRDA
- a CDS encoding acyltransferase family protein, with amino-acid sequence MPQNLKPLTALRFFAAMWVVAFHFWPNLGVVMPAIVGKGYLGVELFFVLSGFILSHVYLERFKNGTYHYGEFIWARLARIYPVHIAILVGLGLLMAGLTVVGIQAGDKLLVWSSLPAQVTLTQAWGLAPQGGWNHPSWSISAEWFAYLTFPAFAFLMVPMWNRPRLAVGLAAAFLILLYIAFGSIAGFPLTRATILWGALRIVPCFALGCTLWLLWNTGAIRTRAIASGVTLGGFSSLVASTLFGLPDFVSVLACGGIILGLGALARNGSSILSSSWLVYLGEVSFAVYMICIPWQLVFSRGFQKLVHIDPEHMPVVLWLIMVAGVVPVAIVVHHLIERPARNLMRRVDFKRDAVNVRGRLKIEY
- a CDS encoding copper-transporting P-type ATPase encodes the protein MDHDQHSDGAPKSCCHGKAEGGQYTCPMHPEIRQSGPGQCPICHMNLVLAADKPAEKPAEASDHGHCEHHGHGHEHHHKLAAKPVSAPKAGEAVIYTCPMHPQIRQEGPGSCPICGMALEPETITLEETDNPELRDMTRRLWISAILSVPVAVLAMGAHFGLSALVPDRISVWIQLVLATPVTLWGGWPFLTRGWDSLKTRNLNMFTLIALGILVAWGYSVVAVLAPDVFPHMPGMTPDIYFEAAAIITTLVLVGQVLELKARAQTGNAIRALLKLAPAIAHRMQDGNEETIPLEQVQPGDLLRVRPGEKIPTDGEIIEGSSHVDESMLTGESMPVAKQGGDKVTGATVNQSGSFVMRATRVGNDTLLAQIVARVGQAQRSRAPVQRVADIVSGYFVPAVVVVAVMTFVAWIVWGPDPKLGHAILNAIAVLIIACPCALGLATPMSIMAGTGRAAREGILVRDAAVLEAFEGVDTLVLDKTGTLTEGKPKLIAVKATGGLSDDRLLALAAALEASSEHPIADAIVRGAKEQSLPSLKVEDFQSPTGKGVTGKVDGAALALGNSALVGENAELTELARPFREQGQTAIYAAVDGKPAGIIVVADPIKTSTPEALKALRAEGLRLVMLTGDNEATARAVAKTLGIEDVEAGVLPDRKAEVIEGLIAKGRKVAMAGDGVNDAPALAAATVGIAMGNGTDIAMESAGITLIKGDLRGIVKARGLSQAVMRNIKQNLVFAFAYNMVGVPIAAGVLYPAFGLLLSPIIASAAMAFSSASVIANSLRIRNTHL
- a CDS encoding metal-sensitive transcriptional regulator — encoded protein: MELPVSEHPSHTEETPRLNRTIGQLEGIKRMIGEGQYCVDILTQLRAVRSAIKTIELSVLETHMKSCLAKSCQCGDETQRDQQIGEIMLLLKKYE
- a CDS encoding NAD(P)-binding protein, with amino-acid sequence MDLIVLGAGQSGLSAGYYLQKAGLDFIILDRSRRIGDAWRFRYDTLTLFTPRTFNGLPGLAMPGDPEGRPDRLEFADFLEDYAT
- a CDS encoding cation diffusion facilitator family transporter, with translation MAHDHSQGGASAGMAGDAHAGRQANEKRLLIAIGLTGTFMIAEIIGGFVFNSLALLSDAAHMMTDVMALIIAFIAIQIGKKAADSKRTFGYRRFEVLAAVFNAIVLFAVAIYILYEAYERFNQPPEVQTGGMLIVAVLGLIVNLVSMRVLQGGSDESLNMKGAYLEVLADMLGSLGVIIAAVLIYVTKIPQIDPILAVLIGFWVLPRTWKLLKESFHVLLEGVPAGVDLQKVESELAAVAGVKDVHDLHIWSVTTGENSLTAHLLVNPGADEALILARAHEIAATFGIAHATVQVERTHVGIETPTWSKDTDT
- a CDS encoding DUF305 domain-containing protein, producing MEGHESSHVSHDRAMQGKGHYVKFWISLAVNAALMFVLMFVMIDTFSEFIPNLNFLYMAFVMAAPMGIIMLASMPMMYSDNRKNLISYAVLVLLFVASFAFIRHQTFVGNNGFLASMIPHHSGAILMCRNAKITDPEIVTLCGNIVKSQRQEIDEMKAIQARKKP